A region of Ictalurus furcatus strain D&B chromosome 1, Billie_1.0, whole genome shotgun sequence DNA encodes the following proteins:
- the ccn4b gene encoding cellular communication network factor 4b isoform X1: protein MSRCVSRGISVMRWLLSWILLVTGGLHLVLSQSPTVISVVNTDLDLFNRTQYCKWPCKCSKLTPVCPLGVSLLTDGCDCCKACAKQLGETCNERDTCDYHKGLYCDYSADKPRYEKGVCAYLVGTGCEYNGVIYRNGQSFQPSCKYRCLCVNGAIGCVPLCTDSLPPRGWCQLPKLVKIPGHCCEKWFCIEPRKTRRTSPRHAVEVSLSTNEIWHNNCITQTSPWSPCSKTCGRGVSMRHSNDNAQCMMESESRLCNLRPCDVDITKHFRPGKKCLNIYREREFQNFTISGCISKKPYWPKYCGVCSDERCCIPYKSKTIEVEFECPNGAVFTWKYMWINACFCNLSCRNPNDIFTDLVPYYEHNEIMN, encoded by the exons GTTTTATCCCAAAGTCCCACAGTCATTTCAGTTGTGAACACAGACCTGGACCTGTTTAACAGGACACAGTACTGTAAGTGGCCCTGTAAATGTTCTAAGCTGACCCCTGTGTGCCCTCTGGGGGTCAGTCTGCTCACAGATGGCTGTGACTGCTGTAAGGCCTGTGCTAAACAGCTGGGAGAAACCTGCAACGAGAGAGACACATGTGACTACCATAAGGGGCTGTACTGTGACTACAGTGCTGACAAGCCTAGGTACGAAAAAGGCGTGTGTGCAT aTCTGGTCGGGACAGGCTGTGAGTATAATGGTGTGATCTACCGTAATGGTCAGAGCTTTCAGCCTAGCTGTAAGTACCGCTGCTTGTGTGTAAATGGGGCAATCGGGTGTGTGCCACTGTGTACTGACTCTCTGCCGCCTCGGGGGTGGTGTCAGTTACCCAAGCTGGTGAAGATTCCAGGCCATTGCTGTGAGAAGTGGTTCTGTATTGAACCTCGAAAAACCCGCAGGACGAGCCCAAGACATGCTGTGGAAG TGTCTCTAAGCACCAATGAGATCTGGCACAACAACTGCATTACCCAGACTAGCCCTTGGAGTCCGTGCTCAAAGACCTGTGGGCGGGGTGTATCCATGCGACACTCCAATGACAATGCCCAGTGCATGATGGAGAGTGAAAGCCGGCTGTGTAATCTCAGGCCCTGCGATGTGGACATAACCAAACATTTTCGG CCGGGGAAGAAATGCCTGAACATCTATCGTGAGCGTGAATTTCAGAACTTCACCATCTCCGGCTGCATCAGTAAGAAGCCCTACTGGCCCAAATACTgtggagtgtgttcagatgaACGCTGCTGCATCCCTTACAAGTCGAAGACTATCGAGGTGGAGTTTGAGTGTCCCAATGGAGCAGTGTTCACCTGGAAGTACATGTGGATCAACGCATGCTTCTGCAACCTCTCCTGCAGAAACCCCAATGATATCTTTACTGACCTGGTGCCTTACTATGAGCACAATGAGATCATGAACTGA
- the ccn4b gene encoding cellular communication network factor 4b isoform X2, producing the protein MFKEKVKSSESSLSKKSVLSQSPTVISVVNTDLDLFNRTQYCKWPCKCSKLTPVCPLGVSLLTDGCDCCKACAKQLGETCNERDTCDYHKGLYCDYSADKPRYEKGVCAYLVGTGCEYNGVIYRNGQSFQPSCKYRCLCVNGAIGCVPLCTDSLPPRGWCQLPKLVKIPGHCCEKWFCIEPRKTRRTSPRHAVEVSLSTNEIWHNNCITQTSPWSPCSKTCGRGVSMRHSNDNAQCMMESESRLCNLRPCDVDITKHFRPGKKCLNIYREREFQNFTISGCISKKPYWPKYCGVCSDERCCIPYKSKTIEVEFECPNGAVFTWKYMWINACFCNLSCRNPNDIFTDLVPYYEHNEIMN; encoded by the exons GTTTTATCCCAAAGTCCCACAGTCATTTCAGTTGTGAACACAGACCTGGACCTGTTTAACAGGACACAGTACTGTAAGTGGCCCTGTAAATGTTCTAAGCTGACCCCTGTGTGCCCTCTGGGGGTCAGTCTGCTCACAGATGGCTGTGACTGCTGTAAGGCCTGTGCTAAACAGCTGGGAGAAACCTGCAACGAGAGAGACACATGTGACTACCATAAGGGGCTGTACTGTGACTACAGTGCTGACAAGCCTAGGTACGAAAAAGGCGTGTGTGCAT aTCTGGTCGGGACAGGCTGTGAGTATAATGGTGTGATCTACCGTAATGGTCAGAGCTTTCAGCCTAGCTGTAAGTACCGCTGCTTGTGTGTAAATGGGGCAATCGGGTGTGTGCCACTGTGTACTGACTCTCTGCCGCCTCGGGGGTGGTGTCAGTTACCCAAGCTGGTGAAGATTCCAGGCCATTGCTGTGAGAAGTGGTTCTGTATTGAACCTCGAAAAACCCGCAGGACGAGCCCAAGACATGCTGTGGAAG TGTCTCTAAGCACCAATGAGATCTGGCACAACAACTGCATTACCCAGACTAGCCCTTGGAGTCCGTGCTCAAAGACCTGTGGGCGGGGTGTATCCATGCGACACTCCAATGACAATGCCCAGTGCATGATGGAGAGTGAAAGCCGGCTGTGTAATCTCAGGCCCTGCGATGTGGACATAACCAAACATTTTCGG CCGGGGAAGAAATGCCTGAACATCTATCGTGAGCGTGAATTTCAGAACTTCACCATCTCCGGCTGCATCAGTAAGAAGCCCTACTGGCCCAAATACTgtggagtgtgttcagatgaACGCTGCTGCATCCCTTACAAGTCGAAGACTATCGAGGTGGAGTTTGAGTGTCCCAATGGAGCAGTGTTCACCTGGAAGTACATGTGGATCAACGCATGCTTCTGCAACCTCTCCTGCAGAAACCCCAATGATATCTTTACTGACCTGGTGCCTTACTATGAGCACAATGAGATCATGAACTGA
- the ndrg1b gene encoding protein NDRG1b gives MVLKNSEHGSVFEAKISEDNVETPFGIVHCTMKVLANGNRPVILTYHDIGLNHKTCFSNLFKHEDMQEITQYFSVCHINAPGQQEDASSIPTGSTYPSMDQLSETIPAVLQHFNITSIIGMAVGAGAYILAQFALNHPDLVEGLVLINIDAQAEDWMDWAAHKISGWTHHVPDMIISHLFGNEEIHNNHDLVATFRHHILNNINQRNLELFVKSYNSRRNLDVQRPSPGGNLNVRTLKCPTLLVVGDSSPAVDAVVDFNSRMNPRKNTLLKMADCGGLPQVDQPAKLAEAFKYFVQGLGYMSAVSMTRLSRSHTVSGESSSSLDAVQSHNSTGEEQHGQSHPSISMDNESDSSTELSLLGTTHSNQVSC, from the exons ATGGTGCTAAAAAACTCTGAGCATGGCTCTGTCTTTGAAGCTAAAATTTCT GAAGATAATGTGGAGACGCCATTCGGTATAGTGCACTGCACCATGAAAGTTCTTGCTAATGGCAACCGACCTGTCATCCTGACTTACCATGACATCGGACTAAACC ATAAGACCTGCTTCAGTAATCTGTTCAAGCATGAGGACATGCAGGAAATCACACAGTATTTCTCTGTGTGCCACATCAAtgcacctgggcaacaagaagaTGCTAGCAGTATCCCCACAGG ATCCACCTACCCCTCAATGGACCAGCTCTCTGAGACCATTCCTGCTGTGCTCCAGCATTTTAA CATTACGAGCATTATTGGAATGGCAGTTGGGGCTGGAGCCTACATCCTTGCACAGTTTGCT CTGAACCACCCTGACCTGGTTGAGGGTCTTGTTCTGATTAACATTGATGCTCAGGCAGAGGACTGGATGGACTGGGCAGCACATAAG ATCTCTGGCTGGACACATCATGTTCCTGATATGATCATCTCCCACCTGTTTGGAAAC GAGGAGATTCACAACAACCATGACCTGGTCGCAACCTTTCGACATCACATCCTGAACAACATTAACCAGAGAAACCTCGAGTTGTTTGTCAAGTCTTATAACAG TCGAAGGAATCTGGATGTCCAGAGACCTTCTCCAGGTGGAAACCTCAATGTGAGGACCCTGAA GTGCCCAACTCTTCTGGTGGTAGGAGACAGCTCTCCTGCTGTTGATGCTGTG GTTGACTTCAATTCAAGAATGAATCCAAGAAAAAACACCCTACTTAAG ATGGCTGACTGTGGAGGCCTTCCTCAGGTTGATCAG CCTGCCAAGTTGGCAGAGGCCTTTAAGTACTTCGTTCAGGGACTGGGATATA TGTCTGCAGTTAGCATGACCCGCCTTTCCCGCTCCCACACTGTCTCTGGCGAGAGCAGCTCGTCTCTGGATGCTGTTCAATCTCACAATTCCACTGGAGAGGAGCAGCATGGACAATCTCACCCCAGCATCTCCATGGACAATGAGTCTGACAGCAGCACAGAACTGAGCCTGTTAGGAACAACACACTCCAATCAGGTGTCCTGCTAA